One stretch of Betaproteobacteria bacterium DNA includes these proteins:
- a CDS encoding GGDEF domain-containing protein has product MGEARIFQLAYSDALTGLPNRLLLVDRLEQAVAAAQRNKSLVGMLFFDFDGFKQVNARYGHHAGDLLLKGMSERLRSCVREIDTVSRLGGDEFVVVLPELKEGADAGAVARKITAAMSQPFRIENHDIGVTLTAGISIYPNDGESAEILIRNADTAMYFAKESGKNRFRFFNPALQPPH; this is encoded by the coding sequence ATCGGGGAGGCGCGCATATTCCAACTCGCCTACTCCGACGCGCTCACCGGGCTGCCTAACCGGTTGTTGCTGGTGGACCGCCTTGAACAAGCGGTAGCCGCCGCCCAGCGCAACAAGAGCCTCGTGGGCATGCTGTTCTTCGATTTCGATGGCTTCAAACAAGTCAATGCCCGCTATGGCCATCACGCCGGCGACTTGCTGCTCAAGGGCATGAGCGAGCGCTTGCGCAGTTGCGTGCGCGAGATCGATACGGTTTCCCGCCTGGGCGGCGACGAATTCGTCGTCGTGCTACCCGAACTCAAGGAAGGTGCCGATGCGGGCGCGGTCGCACGCAAAATCACCGCAGCCATGAGCCAGCCCTTCCGCATCGAAAATCACGACATCGGAGTCACACTCACAGCGGGCATCAGCATCTACCCGAACGACGGAGAAAGCGCGGAGATTCTCATCCGTAACGCCGACACCGCCATGTACTTCGCCAAGGAAAGCGGCAAGAACCGGTTCCGGTTCTTCAATCCCGCCCTCCAGCCGCCGCACTAA
- a CDS encoding ArgE/DapE family deacylase, translating into MLDAKVDPNLEAEIIAAVNDNAKALCELTSTLVRFPSLMGEEASAQDFMEGLFQGLGLKTDRFPVDPKKLEGMPGYAPVTGHWHRHDNVVGVHEPGKRSGRSLILNGHIDVVPVGAEELWASPPFEPRVDKGRLYGRGAGDMKAGIAAYVMAYRSLRQLGLEPAAPVYLQSVVEEECTGNGALACLAQGYRADAAIIPEPFNETVLRAQVGVLWLSVEVLGRPAHVFQAQRGINAIEAAFALYQGLKRLEAQWNEPANRHPAFAQHERPINFNLGKIRGGEWHSSVATRCVMDIRAGFYPGMSVKEAQQAVESALRQTAQEHAKLAEVIVRVTYAGLQSEGCLVDTGHPSIEVLRASHEKVCGTPPRWMDMSGTTDIRVFNLYGSTPATCYGPEATHIHGIDESVCLESTRRVCTVLALFMARWCGVNRGGAHIPTRLLRRAHRAA; encoded by the coding sequence ATGCTAGATGCCAAAGTAGATCCGAATCTGGAAGCCGAAATCATCGCCGCGGTGAACGACAACGCGAAGGCCTTGTGCGAGCTCACCTCCACCTTGGTAAGGTTTCCAAGCCTGATGGGAGAAGAGGCCAGCGCCCAGGACTTCATGGAAGGCCTGTTCCAAGGCCTCGGATTGAAAACCGACCGCTTCCCGGTGGATCCAAAAAAACTGGAGGGTATGCCAGGATATGCGCCCGTGACGGGCCACTGGCACCGGCATGACAATGTCGTTGGCGTGCATGAACCCGGCAAAAGGTCAGGCCGCTCGCTCATCCTCAACGGCCATATCGACGTGGTGCCAGTCGGCGCTGAAGAACTCTGGGCCTCGCCGCCTTTCGAACCCCGCGTGGACAAGGGGCGGCTCTACGGCCGGGGAGCCGGTGACATGAAGGCAGGAATCGCCGCCTACGTCATGGCTTATCGAAGCCTTCGCCAGCTCGGGCTAGAACCCGCCGCTCCTGTCTATCTGCAATCCGTGGTGGAGGAGGAGTGCACGGGTAACGGAGCATTGGCCTGTCTGGCGCAAGGTTACCGGGCGGATGCGGCCATCATTCCCGAACCTTTCAACGAAACTGTGCTGCGCGCCCAGGTGGGTGTGCTCTGGTTGAGCGTGGAGGTGCTGGGGCGGCCCGCTCACGTGTTTCAAGCCCAGCGTGGAATCAATGCTATCGAAGCCGCGTTCGCCCTCTATCAGGGACTCAAACGCCTGGAGGCGCAATGGAACGAGCCCGCGAACCGGCACCCGGCGTTCGCACAGCATGAGCGGCCCATCAACTTCAATCTTGGAAAAATTCGCGGCGGCGAATGGCACTCGTCGGTGGCCACGCGCTGCGTGATGGACATTCGCGCCGGCTTTTATCCAGGCATGAGCGTCAAGGAGGCCCAACAAGCAGTGGAGTCCGCACTGCGGCAAACCGCGCAAGAACATGCGAAGCTCGCTGAAGTGATCGTTCGCGTGACCTACGCAGGCCTGCAATCGGAGGGTTGTCTAGTGGATACCGGCCACCCGTCCATAGAGGTACTGCGCGCCAGCCATGAAAAAGTGTGCGGTACGCCGCCGCGGTGGATGGACATGTCAGGCACCACGGACATCCGGGTATTCAATCTGTACGGATCCACCCCGGCCACTTGCTACGGCCCGGAGGCCACTCACATTCATGGCATCGACGAGTCGGTGTGCTTGGAAAGCACGCGGCGCGTATGCACGGTGCTGGCACTTTTCATGGCTCGCTGGTGCGGGGTAAATCGGGGAGGCGCGCATATTCCAACTCGCCTACTCCGACGCGCTCACCGGGCTGCCTAA
- a CDS encoding D-amino acid dehydrogenase: protein MKVLVLGAGVVGTTSAWFLSKLGHEVVVVDRQPVSGMETSFANAGQISASHAEPWANPGAPMTILKWLGREDAPLLFRLRADAAQWGWGLRFLRECLPGRTHRNTLQLLSLGVYSRGVLKELREDSGIQYNHLETGILHLHSELKAFDKAASHAQMYAKMGCRIDVLDAKQCIKTEPALAKSKMTLVGGTYAPDDESGDAHAFTRAVEEYAIAHGVRFRFGSTIVGFEFSPSKIRGVRVRDLQDRTETLKADAYLVCLGSYSPLLLRNLGIHIPVFPVKGYSVTIPIENPYHAPQVSVTHEIFKIACSRLGLRLRAAGTAELTGYDTSVTASRCESLLNRVKDLFPEMGGFGRAQRWAGLRPATPSNVPIIGKSSYDNLYINTGHGTLGWTLACGSGQAIAHIVSGKKPEVDFGFL from the coding sequence ATGAAAGTGCTGGTCCTGGGGGCGGGCGTGGTGGGGACCACGAGCGCATGGTTCCTCTCCAAACTCGGGCACGAGGTGGTGGTGGTGGACAGGCAGCCGGTATCGGGGATGGAAACCAGTTTTGCCAATGCGGGGCAGATATCCGCGAGCCACGCGGAACCTTGGGCTAATCCAGGGGCGCCCATGACGATCCTGAAATGGCTGGGACGAGAAGACGCGCCCTTGCTGTTTAGGCTGCGTGCCGACGCCGCGCAATGGGGATGGGGGCTACGATTCTTGCGCGAATGCCTGCCAGGGCGAACGCATCGCAACACCTTGCAGCTCTTGTCCCTGGGTGTGTACAGCCGTGGCGTCCTCAAGGAGTTGCGCGAGGACTCAGGTATTCAGTACAACCACCTGGAGACGGGTATCTTGCATCTGCACAGCGAGCTCAAAGCCTTCGACAAGGCGGCCAGTCACGCACAGATGTACGCGAAGATGGGTTGCCGCATCGACGTGCTCGATGCCAAGCAATGCATCAAGACCGAGCCCGCGCTGGCCAAGTCCAAAATGACATTGGTGGGGGGAACGTACGCTCCGGATGACGAGTCCGGTGATGCCCATGCGTTTACCCGGGCCGTGGAGGAGTACGCCATCGCGCATGGCGTGCGCTTCCGGTTTGGTTCGACGATAGTTGGGTTCGAATTTTCGCCTTCCAAGATCCGCGGCGTTCGTGTGCGCGATTTGCAAGACCGAACCGAAACGCTTAAGGCCGACGCTTACTTGGTATGCCTCGGAAGCTATAGTCCCTTGTTGCTGCGCAACCTGGGCATTCACATCCCGGTGTTTCCGGTCAAGGGCTACTCGGTGACGATTCCCATAGAGAATCCCTACCATGCCCCCCAGGTGAGCGTTACCCACGAGATTTTCAAGATCGCGTGTTCTCGGTTGGGGTTGCGCCTGCGCGCGGCGGGCACCGCGGAATTAACGGGCTACGACACTTCCGTGACGGCTTCGCGCTGCGAGTCGCTCCTCAATCGCGTGAAAGACCTCTTCCCCGAGATGGGCGGATTCGGCCGGGCCCAGCGCTGGGCTGGCCTTCGTCCCGCCACGCCTAGCAACGTTCCCATTATCGGAAAGTCGAGTTACGATAACCTGTACATCAACACAGGCCATGGAACCCTTGGCTGGACGTTGGCCTGTGGGTCTGGGCAGGCCATCGCGCATATCGTTTCAGGAAAAAAACCCGAAGTTGACTTCGGGTTTTTGTAA
- a CDS encoding NlpC/P60 family protein codes for MGRKIISRLGALAPAILAGCITVPLPEPEPAPAPRAATPAIEIPEAQSTTPPPPERRAPAPPPEAETESAPATEAMPHAEPDFAARAAEIAISMLGRPYKRGGNTPRGFDCSGLVQFSYGKLGLAVPRDTRGLLGASFAIEPSELRVGDLLFFHVEGKRNSHVAIYLGGQRFVHAPSSGGAVRAESLTLPYWARHFASARRLPAPP; via the coding sequence ATGGGACGAAAAATAATTTCGCGCCTGGGCGCACTTGCCCCGGCAATACTGGCGGGCTGCATCACCGTGCCGCTTCCAGAACCCGAGCCCGCCCCCGCGCCGCGAGCTGCCACACCCGCCATTGAAATTCCCGAGGCGCAATCCACCACGCCACCGCCCCCGGAACGACGTGCTCCGGCACCGCCCCCCGAGGCGGAAACGGAGTCTGCGCCGGCCACCGAGGCCATGCCTCATGCCGAGCCCGATTTCGCCGCGCGAGCCGCCGAAATCGCGATATCCATGTTGGGCCGGCCTTACAAACGAGGCGGCAATACCCCTCGCGGGTTTGACTGTAGCGGCCTTGTCCAATTTAGCTACGGCAAACTCGGCCTGGCCGTTCCCAGAGATACCCGGGGATTGCTAGGCGCCAGCTTCGCCATCGAACCGAGTGAACTACGCGTGGGGGACCTGTTATTTTTCCATGTGGAAGGCAAGCGCAACTCCCATGTCGCCATTTATCTGGGCGGCCAGCGCTTCGTTCACGCTCCATCCTCGGGAGGCGCTGTCAGAGCCGAGAGCCTCACCCTCCCCTACTGGGCCAGGCATTTTGCATCCGCCCGGCGCCTCCCCGCACCCCCCTGA